A genomic region of Pseudomonas frederiksbergensis contains the following coding sequences:
- the recT gene encoding recombinase RecT, with amino-acid sequence MSAQSVAPVAHEQTLHVLPHAATSTSALVLDGDSLDKMMRLADVMATGRATVPKHFNGNSADCLAVVMQSMQWKMNPFAVAQKTHLVNGVLGYEAQLVNAVITTCAPVLDRLHYEWYGAWEKVIGQFEIKTNSDGKQYRQPGWKLEDEEGLGVKVWATFRGEDEPRVLELLLAQARTRNSTLWADDPRQQLAYLATKRWSRLYCPDVILGVYSPDELEEAAPIIRDVSPTKARGTTELPPYPEEKLTENLPKWQIAVDAGKSSPGHLIATVSSKFTLSEEQIEKINALAPIEGEQE; translated from the coding sequence ATGTCTGCTCAAAGCGTGGCGCCGGTGGCGCACGAACAAACTCTGCACGTTCTTCCTCATGCCGCGACCAGCACCAGCGCCCTGGTGCTCGACGGCGACAGCCTCGACAAGATGATGCGTCTGGCCGATGTCATGGCCACCGGCCGCGCCACAGTGCCCAAGCACTTCAACGGCAACTCGGCTGACTGTCTCGCCGTGGTGATGCAGTCCATGCAATGGAAGATGAACCCCTTTGCAGTCGCCCAGAAAACGCACCTGGTGAACGGCGTCCTCGGCTACGAGGCCCAGTTGGTCAATGCGGTGATCACCACCTGCGCGCCCGTGCTCGATCGCCTGCACTACGAGTGGTACGGCGCATGGGAAAAGGTGATCGGCCAGTTCGAAATCAAGACCAACAGCGACGGCAAACAGTATCGCCAACCAGGTTGGAAGCTGGAGGACGAGGAAGGCTTGGGCGTGAAGGTCTGGGCCACGTTCCGCGGTGAGGATGAGCCCCGCGTGCTGGAGTTGCTGCTGGCACAGGCCCGCACACGCAACAGCACGCTCTGGGCCGATGATCCCCGCCAACAGTTGGCCTACCTCGCCACCAAGCGCTGGTCCCGCCTCTATTGCCCCGACGTGATCCTTGGCGTGTACAGCCCTGACGAACTCGAGGAAGCCGCGCCGATCATCCGCGACGTTTCGCCAACGAAGGCCCGGGGCACGACTGAGCTTCCGCCCTACCCCGAAGAAAAGCTCACCGAGAACCTGCCGAAATGGCAGATCGCGGTCGACGCTGGCAAGTCATCCCCTGGCCACCTGATCGCAACCGTCAGCAGCAAATTCACCTTGAGTGAAGAGCAGATCGAAAAGATCAACGCCCTCGCACCGATTGAAGGAGAGCAAGAATGA
- a CDS encoding phage replication protein: MQYTITVNQPKALEWGLNAQQALLFAFVYECPSWANPIKTDTGIYFALSKSKIVDELPLLTDKPDTAYRLLKALKDSGLIELSSTSSITLIRLTEKAKEWNRKLDGSEKYPTSDALDGRKKIRSTSDKSPSKVGKKSEPGSEKSPTNQGTNNQGTNQETSNQDLQDSGSDKPTRSGGLVLVVDRAEAPRVEIPADMPGPKDQTCKTFKAWANYAMAYRKRYSTWPVWNAKIGGQLGQLVDRLGADVAHHVAAHYLKTGDAAVLRKCHSLNELLANAESYHTQWVTGQRINGTTARQMERTEANLSAAEQAAQLVLAKRQAGERNEYL; the protein is encoded by the coding sequence ATGCAGTACACGATAACCGTCAATCAGCCGAAGGCGCTGGAGTGGGGCTTGAACGCACAGCAAGCCCTGCTGTTTGCCTTTGTCTATGAGTGCCCGAGCTGGGCTAATCCAATCAAGACGGATACCGGGATTTACTTCGCCCTGAGTAAGAGCAAGATCGTTGATGAACTACCACTGCTCACCGATAAGCCGGACACCGCGTATCGCCTTCTGAAAGCACTGAAAGACTCGGGCCTGATCGAGCTTTCCAGCACGTCCAGCATCACCCTGATTCGTCTGACCGAGAAAGCAAAAGAGTGGAACCGCAAATTGGATGGGTCGGAAAAATATCCGACCTCCGATGCACTCGATGGTCGGAAAAAAATCCGATCTACCTCGGATAAATCTCCGAGCAAGGTCGGAAAAAAATCCGAGCCAGGGTCGGAAAAATCTCCGACAAATCAGGGTACCAATAATCAGGGTACCAATCAGGAAACCAGTAATCAGGATTTGCAGGACAGCGGCTCGGACAAGCCGACCCGGTCCGGTGGGTTGGTGTTGGTGGTTGATCGCGCCGAAGCGCCACGGGTTGAAATCCCGGCCGACATGCCAGGGCCGAAAGACCAGACCTGCAAAACCTTCAAGGCCTGGGCCAACTACGCCATGGCCTACCGCAAGCGCTACAGCACCTGGCCGGTGTGGAACGCCAAGATCGGTGGTCAGCTCGGCCAGTTGGTCGACCGTCTCGGTGCGGACGTTGCTCACCACGTCGCGGCCCACTACCTAAAAACCGGCGATGCCGCCGTTCTGCGCAAGTGCCATAGCCTCAACGAGCTGCTCGCCAACGCCGAGAGTTATCACACCCAGTGGGTCACTGGTCAGCGCATCAATGGGACCACCGCCCGCCAAATGGAACGCACCGAGGCCAACCTGTCCGCCGCCGAGCAAGCGGCTCAATTGGTCTTGGCCAAACGCCAGGCAGGAGAGCGCAATGAGTACCTTTGA
- the yejK gene encoding nucleoid-associated protein YejK, with protein sequence MPVLHSVIHKIDKKPDGTPAVLFLGSAEQVESQARDNLVQQFNENYNATTGKAWGFFHPDSGAHPFSGWLAKYLAGGDDFLSFTRTAVEHLTRLMEESNLTTGGHALFCHYRQGLTDYLIIALVQETEAVTMTEELHLMTVKRLDLDHIRLAARINLSEWKNNPQSRQYISYLKGKQGRKLNEYFRDFIGVQEGIDGPGETRTLLKAFSDFVESEDLGEESAREKTNTLVSYAMAQTKLGEPITLDELSEVLDDDQPKAFAEFIQGKDYGLSASIPPDKKTLNKFRRFTGRADGLSISFDQHLLGDKVDFDEASGTLTLRKLPAPLTDQLKRAAA encoded by the coding sequence ATGCCCGTTCTCCACAGCGTGATCCACAAGATCGACAAGAAGCCCGACGGCACACCGGCTGTTCTGTTCCTCGGTAGTGCCGAACAGGTCGAGAGCCAGGCTCGCGACAATCTGGTTCAGCAGTTCAACGAAAACTACAACGCCACCACCGGTAAGGCTTGGGGCTTCTTTCATCCGGATTCGGGTGCTCACCCGTTCAGTGGCTGGCTCGCCAAGTACCTGGCCGGCGGCGATGATTTTCTGTCGTTCACTCGAACAGCCGTCGAGCATCTGACCCGACTGATGGAAGAGTCGAACCTGACCACCGGCGGGCACGCCCTCTTCTGTCACTATCGGCAAGGCTTGACCGATTACCTGATCATCGCCCTGGTGCAGGAAACGGAAGCCGTGACCATGACCGAAGAGCTGCACCTGATGACGGTCAAGCGCCTCGACCTGGACCATATCCGCTTGGCCGCGCGCATCAACCTCAGTGAGTGGAAGAACAACCCGCAGTCGCGTCAGTACATCTCGTACCTCAAGGGTAAGCAGGGCCGCAAACTCAACGAGTACTTCCGCGATTTCATCGGTGTTCAGGAAGGTATCGACGGACCGGGCGAAACCCGCACCCTGCTCAAGGCGTTCAGTGACTTCGTTGAAAGCGAAGACCTCGGCGAGGAATCGGCCCGCGAAAAGACCAATACGCTGGTCAGCTACGCAATGGCCCAGACCAAGTTGGGCGAGCCGATCACGCTCGACGAGCTATCCGAAGTACTCGACGACGATCAGCCAAAGGCGTTTGCCGAGTTCATCCAGGGAAAGGACTACGGCCTTTCGGCTTCGATCCCGCCAGACAAAAAGACGCTCAACAAATTCCGACGCTTCACCGGGCGCGCCGATGGCCTGTCGATCAGCTTTGACCAGCACCTGCTCGGTGACAAGGTCGATTTCGACGAAGCCAGCGGCACGCTGACGTTGCGCAAATTGCCCGCCCCACTCACCGATCAACTCAAGCGGGCAGCCGCCTGA
- a CDS encoding Rha family transcriptional regulator: MQSQPISSNTPTNVATRFQYSQSVSRTAFIGIVSVIDGEAVTTTLAIAKGCKVDHASVIKLVRTYQADLEEFGLLDFKSESTGGRPTEFALLNEQQSTLIMTYMRNGPVVREFKKTLVKAFWSLVRGQGFSVPQTRADALRLAADLEEQNAALAIQNHQQAEKIASLESIFQVGMTPTQFCKRLNGVNCQQINNALLARNWIYNAERDSKRSVKYRVGCQARDRYLTERVTTIEQEGKEPFLKYTPVLLKDGAKRLHELYMKQKLPMKAAWNGEFCHIKVTLEAAA; encoded by the coding sequence ATGCAGAGCCAACCCATTTCAAGCAATACCCCGACCAATGTCGCGACACGTTTTCAGTATTCGCAAAGCGTGTCGCGTACAGCCTTCATCGGCATCGTATCGGTGATTGATGGCGAAGCTGTCACCACCACACTCGCAATCGCGAAGGGTTGCAAGGTCGACCACGCCAGCGTCATCAAGCTGGTCCGGACTTATCAGGCCGATCTGGAGGAGTTTGGACTTCTGGATTTCAAATCTGAAAGTACAGGAGGGCGTCCCACCGAGTTTGCGTTGCTCAACGAGCAGCAGTCCACGTTGATCATGACGTACATGCGCAACGGCCCCGTCGTTCGCGAATTCAAGAAGACTCTCGTCAAAGCATTCTGGAGCCTTGTTCGCGGGCAGGGCTTTTCAGTTCCTCAGACCCGAGCTGACGCATTGCGCCTTGCTGCCGACCTGGAAGAGCAGAATGCAGCGCTGGCCATCCAAAACCACCAGCAGGCCGAGAAGATCGCCAGCCTTGAGTCGATCTTTCAGGTCGGTATGACCCCTACGCAATTCTGCAAGCGCCTGAACGGCGTGAACTGCCAGCAGATCAACAACGCGTTACTGGCACGCAACTGGATCTACAACGCCGAGCGTGATTCGAAGCGTTCCGTGAAGTACCGGGTTGGATGCCAGGCGCGCGACAGGTACCTCACCGAGCGCGTCACCACCATCGAGCAGGAAGGCAAAGAGCCATTCCTAAAGTACACCCCAGTGCTGCTGAAGGATGGCGCCAAGCGCCTGCACGAGCTGTACATGAAGCAAAAGCTGCCGATGAAGGCCGCCTGGAATGGTGAGTTCTGCCATATCAAGGTCACGCTGGAGGCGGCTGCCTGA
- a CDS encoding recombination protein NinG translates to MRVALKELRKKKCCNAACRAEFVPARSMQVVCSPLCGLAVAKAKREKDRKSIDQCERREIRVAKERIKPKADHVREAQQAFNEFIRLRDKDLPCVSCGRHHEGQYHAGHYRTVGANPELRFEPLNVWKQCAPCNNHKSGDIVNYRIELVKRIGAERVEWLEGPHEPKRYTIENLKAMKADYREKIKELKRAAA, encoded by the coding sequence ATGAGAGTCGCCCTCAAGGAGCTCCGCAAGAAGAAGTGCTGCAACGCTGCGTGCCGGGCCGAGTTCGTTCCAGCTCGCTCCATGCAGGTGGTGTGCAGCCCCCTGTGCGGTCTGGCGGTTGCCAAGGCCAAGCGCGAGAAGGATCGGAAGTCCATCGATCAGTGCGAGCGCCGGGAGATCCGTGTAGCAAAAGAGCGCATCAAGCCAAAGGCGGACCACGTGCGCGAGGCTCAGCAGGCGTTCAACGAGTTCATCCGCCTACGCGACAAGGACCTGCCGTGTGTGAGCTGCGGCCGGCACCACGAAGGCCAGTATCACGCCGGGCACTACCGCACTGTGGGTGCGAACCCCGAGCTGCGCTTCGAGCCGCTCAACGTGTGGAAGCAGTGCGCACCGTGCAATAACCACAAGTCCGGCGACATCGTGAATTACCGCATCGAGTTGGTGAAGCGCATCGGCGCTGAGCGTGTTGAATGGCTGGAAGGACCGCATGAGCCGAAGCGTTATACCATTGAAAACCTGAAGGCCATGAAGGCGGATTACCGGGAAAAAATCAAAGAATTGAAGAGGGCAGCAGCATGA
- a CDS encoding YqaJ viral recombinase family protein, translating into MKIHNVAQGSEAWHALRANYFTASEAPAMMGASKQMKRTELLHTKKTGLDRDVSWWVQKYLFDKGHEAEALARPILEARIGEDLFPVVGTEGDLLASLDGCTMLGETLFEHKMWNEQLAADVLAGTLDPHYYWQLEQQLLVSGAEKVIFVCSDGTEDNFVSMEYAPVPGRAATLVAGWKQFQADLVDFTPADVLPEAVGKTPESLPALRIEVTGMVTASNLEQFKVHSMAALESINTVLETDQHFADAEKRVKWCGDVEERLEAAKQHALSQTESIDVLFRTITEISAEVRRKRLELEKLVKARKLSIREDIVMDAAKALQAHIDQINTSLGGKARMPAVPADFAGAIKGKKSISSLRDAADSELARAKIAASQIGDSIRANLASLVELAADYVFLFNDVQQLVLKANDDLVALIKVRISEHQKAEAANEEAQRERIRKEELQRIADEAKPVIEPAPAQPASTPSPAKATPAVAAIAKPAVATAKPATYRAEVTDLEALVHAVAGGLAPLSVLTVKWEALDALVAQQGSLFSMAGVTLVNAAA; encoded by the coding sequence ATGAAAATCCATAACGTCGCTCAGGGCTCCGAAGCCTGGCACGCGCTCCGCGCCAACTACTTCACCGCCTCCGAGGCGCCAGCCATGATGGGCGCTTCGAAGCAGATGAAGCGTACCGAACTGCTCCACACCAAGAAGACCGGTCTCGACCGCGACGTATCGTGGTGGGTGCAGAAATACCTGTTCGATAAAGGTCACGAAGCTGAAGCCCTGGCACGGCCGATTCTGGAAGCACGAATCGGCGAAGACCTGTTCCCTGTTGTCGGTACCGAGGGCGACCTGCTCGCCTCGCTCGACGGCTGCACCATGCTCGGTGAAACGCTGTTCGAACACAAAATGTGGAATGAGCAGCTTGCCGCTGACGTACTCGCCGGCACGCTCGACCCGCACTATTACTGGCAGCTCGAGCAACAACTGCTGGTGAGCGGCGCGGAGAAAGTGATCTTCGTTTGCTCCGACGGCACCGAGGACAACTTCGTGTCGATGGAATACGCGCCGGTCCCAGGTCGTGCCGCAACACTCGTTGCCGGATGGAAGCAGTTCCAAGCCGACCTAGTCGACTTCACACCTGCTGATGTTCTGCCTGAGGCCGTCGGCAAGACACCTGAAAGCCTGCCGGCGTTGCGCATCGAAGTCACCGGCATGGTCACCGCCAGCAACTTGGAGCAGTTCAAGGTGCATTCGATGGCGGCACTTGAGTCGATCAATACCGTCTTGGAAACCGACCAGCACTTTGCCGACGCCGAGAAGAGAGTCAAATGGTGTGGCGATGTTGAAGAGCGTCTTGAGGCGGCCAAGCAGCATGCACTGAGCCAAACCGAAAGCATCGACGTCCTCTTCCGCACCATTACCGAAATCAGCGCTGAGGTTCGCAGAAAGCGCCTGGAGTTAGAAAAGCTCGTAAAGGCCCGCAAGCTCAGTATCCGCGAAGACATCGTCATGGATGCCGCCAAGGCGCTGCAAGCCCACATCGACCAGATCAACACGTCGTTGGGCGGCAAGGCTCGCATGCCAGCGGTACCTGCAGACTTCGCCGGCGCCATCAAAGGCAAGAAGAGCATCAGCAGTCTTCGCGATGCTGCCGATTCGGAGCTGGCCCGGGCGAAAATCGCCGCCAGCCAAATCGGCGACAGCATCCGCGCCAACTTGGCCAGCCTGGTCGAGCTCGCCGCCGACTACGTGTTCCTGTTCAACGACGTCCAGCAACTGGTGCTCAAGGCCAATGACGACCTGGTCGCGCTGATCAAGGTACGGATCTCAGAGCACCAGAAAGCCGAGGCCGCCAACGAAGAGGCGCAGCGCGAGCGGATTCGTAAGGAAGAACTGCAGCGAATTGCAGATGAAGCGAAACCAGTCATCGAGCCGGCGCCTGCACAACCAGCATCAACGCCCTCCCCGGCGAAAGCCACTCCAGCGGTTGCTGCAATTGCGAAGCCCGCAGTAGCCACAGCAAAGCCGGCGACCTACCGAGCAGAAGTCACGGATCTGGAAGCACTGGTGCACGCCGTCGCCGGTGGTCTCGCCCCGCTCAGCGTGCTGACCGTGAAATGGGAAGCGCTGGATGCCCTAGTTGCTCAGCAAGGTTCGCTCTTCAGCATGGCCGGCGTAACCCTGGTGAACGCTGCGGCATGA
- a CDS encoding Com family DNA-binding transcriptional regulator, with product MLKECRCGNCKRLLARVGEFTELQIKCSRCGTLNHVKATSLEQSPVSDMSAAKAAQTNHSTL from the coding sequence ATGTTGAAAGAATGCAGATGCGGTAATTGCAAACGACTTCTCGCCCGCGTGGGCGAGTTTACCGAGCTCCAGATCAAATGTTCCCGATGCGGGACGTTGAATCATGTGAAGGCCACGAGCCTCGAGCAATCGCCTGTGAGCGACATGAGTGCAGCCAAGGCTGCGCAAACAAATCATTCGACTCTATAG
- a CDS encoding DUF1654 domain-containing protein — MPQIALATPQARNCYELVGRRIQRLIATPNVQKVQVVTVSKQEDESAEAWQQVLLEIEEISGVRIDRLESGSVRIGWREYCEA, encoded by the coding sequence ATGCCACAAATAGCACTAGCCACGCCACAAGCCAGAAATTGTTACGAGCTTGTTGGTCGGCGCATTCAACGCCTGATCGCCACCCCCAATGTTCAGAAGGTTCAGGTGGTTACCGTTTCTAAGCAGGAAGACGAAAGCGCTGAAGCGTGGCAGCAGGTCCTTCTGGAAATCGAAGAGATCAGTGGCGTTCGCATAGACCGTCTGGAGAGCGGCTCCGTCAGAATTGGCTGGCGAGAGTACTGCGAAGCCTAA
- a CDS encoding DUF1367 family protein, whose product MAELALIRTAQGLVPATEADRETVQKWKAGQVIHGKFTRMRNGKFHGKFFSMLDLAWEYWEPVGGLIPRQEMRGIHGLAKFFEAQSGKPGQLSNAVAAYITGLEQARAERFPAVDKSREAFREWVTIEAGHYHLVHTPEGIRKEAKSISWANMDDTAFEPLYRDVFNACWRLVLSAIFESEQEALAAADQIGSFA is encoded by the coding sequence ATGGCTGAGCTCGCATTGATCCGTACCGCCCAGGGCCTTGTGCCGGCCACCGAAGCGGACCGTGAAACCGTCCAGAAGTGGAAGGCTGGCCAGGTCATCCACGGCAAGTTCACCCGCATGCGCAACGGCAAGTTCCACGGCAAGTTCTTCTCGATGCTCGATTTGGCGTGGGAGTACTGGGAGCCGGTCGGCGGCCTGATCCCGCGACAGGAGATGCGCGGCATTCATGGGTTGGCCAAGTTCTTCGAGGCGCAGAGCGGAAAGCCGGGGCAGCTTTCGAATGCGGTCGCCGCGTACATCACCGGGTTGGAGCAGGCTCGCGCGGAACGCTTCCCGGCAGTCGACAAGAGCCGCGAAGCCTTCCGTGAGTGGGTGACGATCGAGGCCGGCCATTACCACCTGGTGCACACGCCCGAAGGGATTCGTAAAGAGGCCAAGTCGATCAGTTGGGCAAACATGGATGACACCGCTTTCGAACCACTTTATCGCGACGTCTTCAACGCCTGCTGGCGGTTGGTACTGTCTGCGATTTTTGAATCCGAACAAGAGGCCCTGGCGGCCGCCGACCAGATTGGGAGCTTTGCATGA
- a CDS encoding LexA family transcriptional regulator has translation MNKPLKKRPLSDVEQRECAALNTLYKAKKKELGLSQEKIAIEGLKANSQSAASHYLTGRNALNIEAASVFARYLKVPVSAFSERLAKDIDMLSSSEPSNVEATRQPIESFRYPVISWVAAGAWAEAVEPFPPGFSDRYELSDYNSKGPAFWLEVKGDSMTSPVGMSITEGTLILVDTEADAQSGKLVVAKLADSDQATFKKLVDDGGRRFLKPLNPAYPIEMCAENCRIVGVVVRALQKL, from the coding sequence ATGAATAAACCTCTGAAGAAACGCCCCTTGAGCGACGTCGAGCAGCGAGAATGCGCGGCTTTGAACACGCTCTATAAGGCGAAGAAAAAAGAGCTTGGACTGAGCCAGGAAAAAATCGCTATCGAGGGTCTCAAGGCCAATAGCCAGAGTGCCGCGAGTCATTACTTGACCGGGCGAAATGCCTTAAATATTGAGGCGGCCTCTGTCTTTGCGCGCTATTTGAAAGTCCCTGTTTCGGCCTTTAGCGAGCGCCTGGCCAAAGATATCGACATGCTTTCAAGCTCTGAGCCGTCCAATGTCGAAGCAACTCGCCAACCCATCGAATCATTCCGCTACCCGGTGATCAGCTGGGTTGCCGCCGGCGCCTGGGCCGAAGCTGTCGAGCCCTTCCCACCTGGGTTCTCAGACCGATACGAGCTATCGGACTACAACTCAAAAGGTCCCGCCTTCTGGCTTGAAGTCAAAGGTGATTCGATGACATCACCAGTTGGGATGAGCATAACTGAGGGAACGTTGATCTTGGTCGACACCGAAGCCGATGCACAGTCAGGGAAGCTCGTGGTCGCGAAACTGGCTGACAGTGACCAGGCCACATTCAAAAAGCTTGTAGACGACGGCGGACGGCGCTTCTTGAAGCCGCTGAACCCGGCCTACCCTATTGAGATGTGTGCGGAAAACTGCCGGATCGTCGGCGTAGTGGTCAGGGCGCTGCAGAAGCTGTAG
- a CDS encoding response regulator transcription factor, producing the protein MEATIINGAWKGHLGRGLAPRELQFLLWIAQGFTSKEIAREAGIEAGTVKKRLTNAMFKLGVTRRTALVAEAMKRQIITPMCFVLAALVAIHSMLDDESMRRDRRVPDRRTAQVRMVRRAECPVLAV; encoded by the coding sequence ATGGAAGCAACAATCATCAACGGCGCATGGAAGGGCCACCTCGGTCGCGGCCTTGCGCCGCGAGAGCTTCAGTTCCTTCTCTGGATTGCCCAAGGATTCACCTCGAAAGAGATCGCCAGAGAGGCAGGCATTGAAGCCGGCACCGTCAAAAAGCGCCTCACCAATGCGATGTTCAAGCTGGGCGTCACACGGCGCACCGCTTTGGTGGCCGAGGCTATGAAGCGGCAGATCATCACGCCGATGTGTTTTGTCCTGGCGGCGTTGGTCGCCATCCATTCAATGCTTGATGACGAATCGATGCGTCGTGATCGCCGAGTGCCTGATCGTCGTACAGCTCAAGTCCGGATGGTGCGGAGGGCCGAGTGCCCTGTCTTGGCCGTATGA
- a CDS encoding putidacin L1 family lectin-like bacteriocin, with amino-acid sequence MSYTMIPFTANGGAILPPRNVMSVGQFLQSPNKRFRLIFQDDNNCVLYDGGAAVWVADASSAYAGQLIYKWKAVEGPSVSMNYQMVVQDFKNQRIWQTQNTDVLGGDKYQADAAVRTHLQLQDDGNLVIIQANPIFTSNSAIPSAPEQPAILIPPGTDFVVDQRYVVGGTTMVFQSDGNFVVSNGPLGVLWATWTQNKGATRAVMQGDGNFVIYDASMKPLWNSGTAGHPEAYLRLQANGSFSVISDRVCWARFGFTPSIRGRKVYYPNNADPVHTGTAPYPTYGHIGWEF; translated from the coding sequence ATGTCTTACACCATGATTCCTTTTACTGCTAATGGCGGCGCTATTCTGCCTCCGCGAAACGTCATGAGCGTTGGTCAGTTTCTGCAATCCCCAAATAAGCGGTTCCGGCTGATTTTTCAGGATGACAATAATTGTGTCTTGTACGATGGCGGCGCAGCAGTTTGGGTCGCAGATGCAAGCAGTGCTTACGCGGGGCAGCTTATTTACAAATGGAAAGCTGTAGAAGGTCCCTCGGTGTCTATGAACTACCAAATGGTTGTTCAAGATTTTAAAAACCAACGCATCTGGCAAACGCAAAATACGGATGTACTCGGCGGTGATAAGTACCAAGCCGACGCTGCGGTACGTACTCATCTGCAACTGCAAGATGATGGCAATCTGGTCATCATCCAGGCAAACCCGATTTTTACGAGTAATTCGGCCATCCCAAGTGCCCCTGAGCAGCCTGCGATCCTCATTCCGCCAGGCACTGATTTTGTAGTAGATCAGCGCTATGTAGTTGGCGGCACAACCATGGTTTTCCAGTCGGATGGCAATTTCGTTGTGTCGAATGGTCCACTGGGTGTGCTTTGGGCTACCTGGACCCAAAACAAAGGCGCGACACGCGCTGTAATGCAGGGTGATGGCAACTTCGTTATCTACGATGCCAGCATGAAGCCCCTCTGGAACTCAGGTACTGCTGGTCATCCGGAGGCATATCTGCGTCTCCAGGCAAACGGTAGTTTCTCTGTAATCTCCGATAGGGTTTGCTGGGCTCGATTTGGCTTCACGCCATCGATTCGGGGGCGAAAAGTCTACTACCCAAATAATGCTGATCCCGTGCACACAGGCACAGCACCATATCCAACCTATGGTCACATTGGTTGGGAGTTCTAA
- a CDS encoding peptidase M48, Ste24p, with protein sequence MAEPASTAAAALVAKYGVAVAGFAGACVSLTLLQGLTRKQAFWAVATGFLSAIFTTPLAVHQFGLPPDSDTQNGVAFLIGLLAMNIIPGLKALAGKFGATGSA encoded by the coding sequence ATGGCTGAACCAGCATCTACAGCTGCAGCTGCGCTTGTTGCGAAGTACGGCGTAGCTGTGGCTGGTTTCGCAGGCGCCTGCGTATCGCTGACCCTATTGCAGGGGCTGACACGCAAGCAAGCATTCTGGGCGGTGGCCACCGGCTTCCTGTCTGCAATTTTCACCACGCCCCTGGCTGTTCACCAGTTCGGGCTTCCGCCAGATAGCGACACACAAAACGGTGTTGCCTTTCTGATTGGGCTGCTGGCGATGAACATCATCCCTGGCCTCAAGGCGCTGGCAGGAAAGTTCGGCGCAACCGGGAGTGCCTGA
- a CDS encoding Cro/CI family transcriptional regulator, with the protein MQRTPLKDFVTKVGQLKAATALRMSQGGISKALKADREVYVTELDDGSFEAEEVKPFPAQTQRLAG; encoded by the coding sequence ATGCAGCGCACACCCCTAAAAGATTTTGTGACGAAGGTTGGTCAGCTAAAAGCAGCGACAGCTCTTCGAATGAGTCAGGGCGGCATCAGTAAAGCATTGAAGGCGGACCGAGAGGTTTATGTAACTGAGCTCGATGACGGCAGCTTTGAAGCGGAAGAGGTGAAGCCCTTTCCCGCTCAAACCCAACGCCTCGCCGGCTAA